A genomic segment from Pistricoccus aurantiacus encodes:
- a CDS encoding SurA N-terminal domain-containing protein, giving the protein MSFSSEASMLQSIRNRASSWGAKIIIGAIVVTLSLFGVESLVGLFSGGGDEVAKVNGEAITRQQVELEVQRAIRSGQVPADQERQLRRQVLDDLIDRMLIDQYVDEGGFHVSDDQLDQLIVTLPEFQDQDGRFSTELFRNRLASAGFTPVAFRQQLRVDVQRQQLQQGLAASAFSLASEAERLATLQGQQRSFRYHLLTEQDLDAAPDVSAADLESYYQAHRDDYQRPEQVKLNYVIVDRQTMAETMDVDEQALRERYAERAANAERRVSHIMVTFGDERSKEQARERLEQVRERLAQGDEFADLAEEFSDDTSTSGGGGDLGVISRGFFGEEFENAAFSLDKGQVSNIVETDNGLHLLKVTDVELPPFEELRDSLREEAALAASKDEFNERVQRLIDESFAADDLQSVADSVGVELQKSDWVSRDVNRGVLSEPGVMQAAFDKEVLEDGYNSEVIELDEDRRMVLRVAEQRPATALAFEEVEDRVRQAVLAEKRRQALMALADSRLEALRDGETPEIDWQSITGATRQNAEAPRFVAEAAFRLPAPANDDQTIYGEAVGDQGVALVALDEVSQGEVNSETVTGVSRLVERLRAQIAIAGLQEYLREEARIKRL; this is encoded by the coding sequence ATGTCATTTTCCTCCGAGGCCAGCATGCTGCAGAGTATTCGGAATCGCGCCAGCAGTTGGGGCGCCAAGATCATTATTGGAGCCATCGTGGTGACGCTGTCGCTGTTCGGCGTCGAGTCGCTGGTAGGGCTCTTCTCCGGCGGCGGCGATGAGGTCGCCAAGGTCAATGGTGAAGCGATTACCCGTCAGCAAGTCGAGCTGGAGGTGCAGCGAGCCATTCGCAGCGGTCAGGTGCCGGCGGACCAGGAGCGTCAACTGCGCCGTCAGGTACTCGATGATCTGATCGACAGAATGCTGATCGACCAGTATGTCGACGAGGGCGGCTTTCACGTATCCGACGATCAGCTCGATCAGCTGATCGTCACCCTGCCGGAGTTTCAGGATCAGGACGGACGCTTCTCCACGGAACTGTTCCGCAACCGCCTGGCAAGCGCCGGGTTCACCCCCGTCGCTTTTCGCCAGCAGCTGCGGGTGGACGTGCAGCGTCAACAGCTGCAGCAGGGTCTGGCGGCTAGCGCCTTCAGTCTGGCCAGTGAAGCCGAGCGCCTGGCGACACTGCAAGGCCAGCAGCGCAGTTTCCGTTATCACCTGCTCACGGAGCAGGACCTGGACGCCGCCCCGGACGTCAGTGCAGCGGACCTCGAAAGTTACTATCAAGCGCACCGTGATGACTATCAGCGACCGGAACAGGTCAAGCTCAACTATGTGATCGTCGACCGTCAGACTATGGCGGAAACCATGGATGTTGATGAACAAGCCCTGCGCGAACGTTATGCCGAGCGCGCCGCCAATGCGGAGCGGCGGGTATCCCATATCATGGTGACTTTCGGCGATGAACGCAGCAAGGAGCAGGCCAGAGAGCGTCTGGAGCAGGTTCGGGAAAGACTGGCTCAAGGCGATGAATTCGCCGATCTGGCCGAAGAGTTTTCCGACGACACCTCCACCAGCGGTGGAGGTGGCGATCTCGGCGTGATCAGTCGCGGCTTCTTTGGCGAGGAATTCGAGAACGCGGCCTTTTCCCTGGACAAAGGCCAGGTGTCCAATATCGTCGAGACGGATAACGGCTTGCATCTGTTGAAAGTGACGGATGTCGAGCTGCCCCCCTTCGAGGAACTGCGCGACAGCTTGCGTGAGGAAGCCGCTCTGGCCGCCTCCAAGGACGAGTTCAACGAACGGGTGCAGCGGCTGATCGACGAAAGTTTCGCCGCGGATGACTTGCAGAGCGTCGCGGACAGCGTCGGCGTCGAGCTGCAGAAGAGTGACTGGGTCTCTCGAGACGTGAATCGGGGCGTGCTTTCCGAGCCCGGCGTCATGCAGGCCGCCTTCGATAAAGAAGTGCTCGAAGACGGCTATAACAGCGAAGTGATCGAGCTCGACGAGGATCGTCGAATGGTGCTGCGTGTGGCAGAGCAGCGTCCGGCGACTGCCCTGGCCTTCGAGGAGGTCGAGGATCGGGTGCGCCAGGCGGTGCTCGCGGAAAAACGCCGTCAGGCGTTGATGGCGCTAGCGGATTCGCGTCTCGAGGCGCTGCGGGATGGCGAGACACCGGAGATCGACTGGCAGAGTATTACCGGCGCGACGCGCCAGAATGCCGAAGCACCGCGGTTCGTCGCCGAAGCCGCTTTTCGCTTGCCGGCACCGGCGAACGACGACCAGACGATTTACGGCGAGGCCGTAGGAGATCAGGGGGTCGCCCTGGTCGCCCTGGACGAAGTCAGCCAGGGGGAGGTGAATAGTGAAACCGTCACCGGCGTGAGTCGTCTAGTGGAGCGTCTTCGGGCCCAGATCGCCATCGCCGGTTTGCAGGAGTATCTGCGCGAGGAAGCCAGGATCAAGCGGCTCTGA
- a CDS encoding UDP-2,3-diacylglucosamine diphosphatase, translating into MIRLISDLHLHPGQPAIAAGFLNYLERQASQAEALYILGDFFEAWIGDDILDIDVDHPQALALAALARQVAERLRKLTKNSTRLYLMHGNRDFLLGERFAEACGGTLLEDPSLIHCDGQPLLLMHGDSLCTRDEAYMQFRAQARNPAWQQQILAMPLEERLQLAQQLRNQSGESNSNKPEDIMDVTEDEVRRTMVEHGVDILIHGHTHRPAVHELQLDGKPAKRFVLGDWRPDQGWEILIADGKAPRLQSFSLTV; encoded by the coding sequence ATGATCCGACTGATTTCCGATCTTCACCTTCATCCCGGTCAGCCGGCTATTGCCGCCGGCTTCCTGAATTATCTCGAGCGGCAGGCAAGTCAGGCGGAAGCCCTGTATATCCTGGGGGATTTTTTCGAAGCATGGATTGGTGACGATATCCTCGATATCGACGTCGACCACCCCCAGGCGTTGGCCCTGGCGGCGCTTGCCCGCCAGGTGGCTGAGCGCCTCAGGAAGCTGACCAAGAACAGCACTCGGCTATACCTGATGCACGGCAACCGGGATTTCCTGTTGGGGGAGCGCTTCGCCGAGGCCTGTGGCGGGACCCTGCTCGAGGACCCTTCGCTTATCCACTGTGATGGCCAACCTCTGCTGCTGATGCATGGCGACAGCCTGTGCACCCGGGACGAAGCCTATATGCAGTTTCGTGCCCAGGCGCGCAATCCCGCCTGGCAGCAGCAGATTCTCGCCATGCCGCTGGAAGAGCGTCTCCAATTGGCTCAGCAGTTACGCAACCAGTCCGGTGAGTCCAACTCCAACAAGCCCGAAGACATCATGGACGTGACCGAGGATGAGGTGCGCAGAACCATGGTCGAGCACGGGGTGGACATTTTGATCCACGGCCATACGCATCGTCCGGCGGTGCACGAACTGCAACTCGACGGCAAACCGGCCAAGCGCTTTGTGCTGGGGGATTGGCGTCCGGACCAAGGCTGGGAAATCCTGATCGCGGACGGCAAGGCCCCGCGCTTGCAATCGTTTTCCCTTACCGTCTGA
- a CDS encoding peptidylprolyl isomerase: MIVLQTNFGDIILRLNEEKAPKTVENFRQYVRDGHYDGTLFHRVIKGFMIQGGGFDTDFEQKGTRASVENEADNGLKNTKGSVAMARTQDPHSATAQFFINVGDNDFLNHRGKNIQGWGYTVFGEVVEGMDVVERIENVATTRRGMHADVPTEDVVIEKAFIEEDAQEESGDS, encoded by the coding sequence ATGATCGTTCTACAGACCAATTTTGGCGATATCATCCTGCGCCTGAATGAAGAAAAAGCTCCCAAGACCGTGGAGAACTTTCGCCAGTACGTGCGCGACGGCCATTATGACGGCACCCTGTTCCACCGGGTCATCAAGGGTTTCATGATCCAGGGGGGCGGCTTCGATACGGATTTCGAGCAGAAAGGCACCCGGGCATCGGTGGAAAACGAAGCAGACAACGGCCTCAAGAACACAAAGGGCAGCGTCGCCATGGCTCGGACTCAGGATCCGCACTCCGCCACCGCCCAGTTCTTTATCAACGTCGGAGACAATGATTTCCTCAACCACCGTGGCAAGAATATCCAAGGCTGGGGCTATACGGTTTTCGGTGAGGTCGTCGAGGGCATGGACGTGGTGGAAAGGATCGAGAACGTCGCCACCACCCGTCGCGGCATGCACGCGGACGTCCCGACGGAGGACGTGGTGATCGAGAAGGCTTTCATTGAGGAAGATGCTCAGGAAGAAAGCGGGGATTCATGA
- a CDS encoding glutamine--tRNA ligase/YqeY domain fusion protein: protein MSTESTESTNAPNFIRNQIRGEIESGQADTIVTRFPPEPNGFLHVGHAKSICLNFGLAEQFGGRCHLRFDDTNPAKEEQAYIDAIKDDIHWLGFEWSGKVRFASDYFDQLYAWARHLVEQGKAYVDDLSPEEIREYRGTLTEPGRPSPYRDRSNDENLDLLERMKNGEYAEGEKVLRARIDMASGNINLRDPILYRIRHASHHQTGDKWKIYPSYDFTHGQSDAIEGITHSICTLEFEDHRPLYDWFLDNLPVPARPRQIEFARLNLNYTLTSKRKLKLLVDEGIVDGWDDPRMPTISGMRRRGYTPAAIRKFCEMIGVTRADGLVDIAMLYHAIRSDLEDNAPRAMCVLKPLKVVLTNVEEGHEEVYEVPGHPAREDMPVRKVPLTRELWIDADDFMEAPPKKFFRLAPGKEVRLRNSYVIRCDEVLKEDNGEIRELHCSIDFDTLGKNPEGRKVKGVIHWVSAERGVPVEVRLYDNLFQVEAPSKEADADFLAHLNPDSLITVQGIAEPSLADAAPESRYQFERVGYFCADRHASRDGHLVFNRTVGLKDGWARIQKNEQGQKKG from the coding sequence ATGAGCACCGAGAGTACCGAAAGCACCAACGCTCCCAACTTCATTCGCAACCAGATTCGCGGGGAAATCGAATCCGGTCAGGCGGATACCATCGTGACCCGTTTTCCCCCGGAACCCAATGGCTTTCTGCACGTAGGTCATGCCAAGTCGATCTGTCTGAACTTCGGCCTGGCGGAACAGTTCGGTGGGCGTTGCCATCTGCGCTTCGACGATACCAATCCGGCCAAGGAAGAACAGGCCTATATCGACGCCATCAAGGACGATATCCACTGGCTGGGGTTCGAATGGAGCGGCAAGGTGCGCTTTGCCTCGGACTATTTCGATCAGCTCTACGCCTGGGCTCGACATCTGGTAGAGCAGGGCAAGGCCTACGTGGACGATCTATCGCCGGAGGAGATTCGGGAGTATCGCGGCACTTTGACGGAGCCGGGTCGCCCAAGCCCCTACCGGGATCGCTCCAACGATGAAAATCTCGACCTGCTGGAGCGCATGAAGAACGGGGAATACGCCGAGGGCGAGAAGGTACTGCGGGCCAGGATCGACATGGCCTCCGGCAACATCAACCTGCGCGATCCCATTCTCTATCGCATTCGTCATGCCAGCCACCATCAGACCGGCGACAAATGGAAGATCTACCCGTCCTACGACTTCACCCATGGGCAATCCGACGCCATCGAAGGGATTACCCATTCGATCTGCACTCTGGAATTCGAGGATCATCGCCCGCTTTATGACTGGTTTCTCGACAATCTGCCGGTGCCCGCCAGACCGCGCCAGATCGAGTTTGCCCGGCTGAACCTGAACTATACCTTGACCTCAAAGCGCAAGCTCAAGCTGCTGGTGGACGAAGGCATCGTCGACGGCTGGGATGATCCGCGCATGCCGACTATCTCCGGCATGCGCCGCCGTGGCTACACCCCGGCGGCGATTCGCAAGTTCTGCGAGATGATTGGCGTTACCCGAGCGGACGGCCTGGTGGATATCGCCATGCTGTATCACGCCATTCGCAGCGACCTCGAGGACAACGCTCCCCGAGCCATGTGCGTGCTCAAGCCGCTCAAGGTGGTGCTGACCAACGTGGAAGAAGGGCACGAGGAAGTCTATGAGGTGCCCGGCCATCCGGCGCGGGAGGATATGCCGGTTCGCAAGGTGCCCTTGACCCGCGAGCTGTGGATCGACGCCGACGATTTTATGGAAGCGCCCCCGAAGAAGTTCTTTCGTCTCGCTCCGGGCAAGGAGGTGCGGCTGCGCAACTCCTACGTGATCCGCTGCGACGAGGTGCTCAAGGAGGATAATGGCGAAATTCGAGAACTGCACTGCAGCATCGATTTCGACACCCTGGGCAAGAACCCGGAAGGCCGCAAGGTCAAAGGGGTGATCCACTGGGTCAGCGCCGAACGCGGGGTGCCGGTGGAAGTGCGACTTTACGACAACCTGTTTCAGGTGGAAGCACCGAGCAAGGAGGCGGATGCGGACTTCCTGGCGCATTTGAATCCAGATTCATTGATTACCGTGCAGGGTATCGCCGAACCGAGCCTGGCGGACGCGGCGCCGGAAAGCCGCTATCAGTTCGAGCGAGTCGGCTATTTCTGCGCGGATCGCCATGCCAGTCGAGACGGCCATCTGGTATTCAATCGCACCGTGGGGCTCAAGGACGGCTGGGCGCGCATCCAGAAAAATGAGCAAGGCCAGAAGAAGGGCTGA
- the cysS gene encoding cysteine--tRNA ligase — MQIYNTLTRRKETFVPLEPGKVRIYVCGITVYDFCHIGHARVMVAFDVITRYLRARGFDVTYVRNITDIDDKILKRAEENGEPFDALTERMIKAMREDEARLKVLPPDQEPRATAHIADILTMIETLVEKGYAYSAANGDVYYRVRKFADYGKLNNRDLDEMRAGARVEVDDHKEDPLDFVLWKAAKPGEASWSSPWGEGRPGWHIECSAMATRCLGDTFDIHGGGPDLTFPHHENEIAQSEAATGKRFVNTWMHAGAVRVDQEKMSKSLGNFFTIREVLEVHDPEVVRYLLLASHYRSAINYAPGALIEARKSLERFYTALDGVTSGQESISPEYHQRFQAAMDDDFNTPEALAVLFDLARELNRAKQETPTLAPGLAFELKRLGSILGLFDQVPANFLKGSGAALPLSEAEIESRINDRAQAKRDRDFARADRIREELAALGILLKDSRKGTQWVLEKTADD; from the coding sequence ATGCAGATCTACAATACGCTGACGCGACGCAAGGAAACCTTCGTTCCTCTGGAACCCGGCAAGGTACGCATCTATGTCTGCGGTATCACCGTCTATGACTTCTGTCATATCGGCCACGCCCGGGTCATGGTGGCCTTCGACGTCATTACCCGCTATCTGCGCGCCCGGGGCTTCGACGTCACCTACGTGCGCAACATCACCGATATCGATGACAAGATATTGAAGCGTGCGGAGGAAAACGGTGAACCCTTCGATGCCCTGACCGAGCGCATGATCAAGGCCATGCGCGAGGACGAGGCGCGGCTCAAGGTGCTGCCTCCGGATCAAGAGCCTCGGGCGACGGCGCATATCGCGGATATCCTGACGATGATCGAGACATTGGTGGAAAAAGGCTATGCCTATTCCGCCGCCAATGGGGACGTCTACTACCGGGTCAGGAAATTCGCCGACTATGGCAAGCTCAACAATCGCGATCTGGACGAGATGCGCGCCGGAGCACGAGTCGAAGTGGACGATCACAAGGAAGATCCGCTGGACTTCGTGCTGTGGAAAGCCGCCAAGCCCGGCGAAGCCAGCTGGTCGTCTCCCTGGGGCGAAGGGCGTCCGGGCTGGCACATCGAGTGTTCCGCCATGGCCACGCGCTGCCTGGGAGATACCTTCGACATTCACGGTGGCGGGCCGGATCTGACCTTCCCGCATCATGAAAACGAGATCGCTCAGAGCGAGGCTGCCACCGGCAAGCGCTTCGTGAATACCTGGATGCACGCCGGCGCGGTACGTGTCGATCAGGAAAAAATGTCCAAGTCCCTGGGCAATTTCTTCACCATCCGCGAAGTGCTCGAGGTGCATGATCCGGAAGTGGTGCGCTATCTGCTGCTGGCCAGCCATTACCGCAGCGCCATCAATTACGCTCCTGGTGCGCTGATTGAGGCGCGCAAATCCCTGGAGCGGTTTTATACCGCGCTGGATGGGGTGACATCGGGACAGGAATCCATCTCCCCTGAGTATCACCAGCGTTTTCAGGCGGCCATGGACGATGACTTCAATACGCCGGAAGCGCTGGCGGTATTGTTCGATCTGGCCCGGGAGCTCAATCGCGCTAAACAGGAAACACCGACTCTCGCTCCGGGGCTTGCTTTTGAATTGAAGCGCCTGGGGAGCATTCTCGGTCTGTTCGATCAGGTGCCGGCAAACTTTCTCAAGGGTAGCGGGGCGGCGCTTCCGCTCAGCGAAGCGGAAATCGAGTCGCGCATCAACGATCGCGCCCAAGCCAAGCGAGACAGGGATTTCGCGCGAGCGGATCGAATCCGTGAGGAATTGGCGGCGCTGGGTATCCTGCTCAAGGATTCCCGGAAAGGCACTCAGTGGGTGCTCGAAAAAACGGCGGATGACTGA
- a CDS encoding DUF1853 family protein, with the protein MGEAQEWAAWMERLEHPLVRDLAWLCVAPDLVVMQSGGRPTLAELGLEDQNPGDQKLREFLEAQDSEPQHLQVYMQSAIKRRLGHYHERLWQYLLTVAPNSELLAHNLPITRERTTLGELDILYRSENSAVPIHLEVAIKFYLGLPEGPEDPASQARWIGPGGLDSLAGKRHHLHYHQLPIAGSAEARNALQRFTPQNNGLPFAQQRLSQRIAMPGRLFYPWRPALPAPRDAYPDHLQGKWLSYRDWPSFRDNLTSHAWGHWLAKPHWLAPPRIETLLPISRLEPMMAQHFFHRGWPLALALYSEADGWQRLFLVNDRWPPRIPLPPTQSSAVFSSTH; encoded by the coding sequence ATGGGGGAAGCACAGGAATGGGCCGCCTGGATGGAGCGTCTCGAACATCCCCTCGTCAGGGATCTGGCATGGTTATGCGTAGCCCCGGATCTTGTCGTCATGCAAAGCGGCGGACGTCCGACCCTGGCGGAACTGGGTCTTGAAGATCAAAATCCTGGCGACCAAAAGCTACGAGAGTTTCTGGAAGCGCAGGATAGCGAACCCCAGCACCTGCAGGTTTACATGCAATCGGCAATCAAGCGTCGCCTGGGACACTATCACGAACGCCTATGGCAGTACCTGCTGACCGTCGCTCCCAATAGCGAGCTGCTGGCGCACAACCTGCCTATTACTCGCGAGCGCACGACGCTTGGAGAACTGGATATTCTCTACCGATCGGAAAACTCGGCCGTTCCGATACACCTGGAAGTGGCGATCAAGTTTTATCTGGGCTTGCCGGAAGGCCCGGAAGACCCTGCCAGCCAGGCACGCTGGATTGGTCCCGGCGGCCTGGACAGTCTGGCAGGCAAGCGCCACCACTTGCATTATCATCAGCTACCCATCGCCGGCTCCGCGGAAGCACGAAACGCCTTGCAACGCTTCACACCGCAGAACAATGGACTGCCCTTCGCGCAGCAGCGGCTCAGTCAACGTATTGCCATGCCCGGCCGGCTGTTCTATCCGTGGCGACCAGCACTGCCGGCGCCCCGCGACGCCTATCCGGATCATCTGCAAGGCAAGTGGCTGAGCTATCGGGACTGGCCCTCTTTTCGCGACAACCTGACGTCGCACGCCTGGGGACACTGGCTGGCCAAACCCCATTGGCTGGCGCCGCCCAGAATCGAGACGCTGCTGCCGATATCCCGCCTCGAGCCCATGATGGCGCAGCATTTTTTTCATCGCGGCTGGCCGCTGGCCCTGGCGCTCTACAGCGAAGCCGACGGCTGGCAGCGCCTGTTTCTGGTCAACGATCGGTGGCCCCCAAGAATTCCGCTGCCTCCGACTCAGTCATCCGCCGTTTTTTCGAGCACCCACTGA
- the osmF gene encoding glycine betaine ABC transporter substrate-binding protein OsmF encodes MAAAVGLGAAQAEEKQQEKETDGQTKEPVIVSSKIDTEGAVLGELILQALKNGGVKVENRLQLGATNIMREAITAGEIDIYPEYTGNGAFFFDMTDSDVWKDADAAYEKVKELDREKNNIVWLTPAKANNTWAISVRGDLADEHDLKTLEDLSRYLEQGGDFKLAASAEFVESPVALPAFQKAYDFELDSDQLVVLSGGNTAATLRAAAQGTNGVNAAMAYGTDGGLKALDLRVLEDTKQVQPVYQPAPIVREEVLEVQPEIVTHLKPVFEALDLETLQQLNSEVAVNGVDPGKVAADFLASLDEKSDDPAEGKDSNKDE; translated from the coding sequence ATGGCGGCAGCCGTGGGCCTGGGGGCTGCTCAAGCTGAGGAAAAACAGCAAGAAAAAGAGACAGACGGGCAGACCAAAGAGCCCGTGATCGTCTCCTCCAAGATCGATACGGAAGGCGCGGTGCTCGGCGAGTTGATTCTACAGGCATTGAAAAATGGTGGCGTCAAGGTAGAAAACCGCCTGCAGCTGGGCGCTACCAATATCATGCGCGAGGCGATCACCGCCGGCGAAATCGACATCTATCCGGAATATACCGGTAATGGCGCCTTTTTCTTCGACATGACCGATAGCGATGTCTGGAAAGACGCGGATGCCGCCTATGAAAAGGTCAAGGAGCTCGATCGGGAAAAGAACAACATCGTATGGCTGACGCCGGCGAAAGCCAACAACACCTGGGCGATCAGCGTGCGCGGCGATCTGGCGGACGAGCATGACTTGAAGACCTTGGAGGATTTGAGCCGTTATCTCGAACAGGGTGGCGATTTCAAGCTGGCCGCCAGCGCGGAATTCGTCGAATCCCCGGTGGCCTTGCCCGCCTTCCAGAAGGCTTACGACTTCGAACTGGATTCCGACCAACTGGTGGTGCTTTCCGGTGGCAATACCGCGGCGACCCTGCGCGCCGCCGCCCAGGGCACCAACGGCGTCAATGCCGCCATGGCCTATGGAACCGACGGCGGTCTGAAGGCCCTCGACCTGCGCGTGCTGGAAGACACCAAGCAGGTCCAGCCGGTCTATCAGCCTGCGCCCATCGTGCGTGAGGAAGTGCTTGAGGTTCAGCCGGAAATCGTTACCCATCTCAAGCCGGTCTTCGAGGCGCTGGATCTGGAGACCCTGCAGCAGCTCAATAGCGAAGTCGCGGTCAACGGCGTGGACCCGGGCAAGGTTGCCGCAGATTTCCTGGCATCTCTCGATGAAAAAAGCGATGACCCGGCGGAAGGCAAAGATAGCAACAAGGACGAATGA
- a CDS encoding ABC transporter permease → MPTIIESLKGPRSVSRNSVLLVLMPILVLALLGLDLLSVQPNRIAAGQGYSLIDIVGVGVAMLLALLPISVILLAWKETKGRLWLCLGLVTLMLLAMPWGIAWFSSVSIGEDQPYARVGLGSGLWVMLFLLMLMMIELKGRLSLSRFLWAGLWLVILGSTLAAILGGWLDPLSLMQEYRSRSDQFIEALRYHALLVGTAVGISLFVAAGLCLAMRRSQALRGGVFSLLSIIQTIPSLALFGLLLAPLAWLGATYPWLGEMGVQGIGWTPALLALIGYSLLPMTRNAYVALDGVEANLIESARGMGMSPRQIFLQVRLPLALPVMIEGVRITSVQAIGLAAVAALIGAGGLGTFIFQGLGQAAMDMVLLGALPIILMALIVDGLLSALSASLRKGRLNG, encoded by the coding sequence TTGCCGACGATAATTGAGTCGTTGAAAGGTCCGCGGTCGGTATCCAGGAACAGCGTCCTGCTGGTGTTGATGCCGATCCTGGTGCTGGCGCTGCTCGGGTTGGATCTGCTCAGCGTGCAGCCCAATCGGATCGCCGCGGGCCAAGGCTACTCGCTGATCGATATCGTCGGCGTTGGCGTGGCCATGCTGCTGGCGCTGCTGCCGATCAGCGTTATCCTGCTCGCCTGGAAAGAAACAAAGGGGCGCCTGTGGCTCTGCCTAGGTCTTGTCACGCTCATGTTGCTAGCCATGCCCTGGGGGATTGCCTGGTTCAGCAGTGTTTCCATCGGTGAAGATCAGCCCTATGCTCGGGTGGGTTTGGGAAGCGGGCTCTGGGTAATGCTGTTTCTGCTGATGCTGATGATGATCGAACTCAAGGGCCGTCTCAGCCTGTCGCGTTTTCTCTGGGCGGGGCTATGGCTGGTGATCCTGGGTTCGACGCTTGCCGCTATCCTCGGCGGCTGGCTCGATCCGCTTTCCTTGATGCAGGAATATCGCAGCCGCAGCGACCAGTTCATCGAGGCGCTGCGCTATCACGCGCTACTGGTCGGCACGGCAGTGGGTATCAGCCTGTTTGTTGCTGCTGGCCTGTGTCTTGCCATGCGTCGCTCACAGGCGTTGCGGGGGGGAGTTTTCTCGCTGCTGAGCATCATCCAGACCATCCCCAGCCTGGCGCTGTTCGGCCTGCTGTTGGCGCCGCTGGCCTGGCTGGGTGCAACCTATCCTTGGCTGGGGGAAATGGGCGTACAGGGCATCGGCTGGACTCCGGCGCTCTTGGCGCTGATCGGTTACAGTCTGCTGCCGATGACCCGTAATGCCTACGTGGCGCTGGACGGGGTCGAGGCGAATCTCATCGAATCCGCGCGGGGCATGGGCATGAGCCCCCGGCAGATCTTTCTTCAGGTACGTTTGCCGCTGGCGCTACCGGTGATGATCGAGGGCGTGCGTATCACCAGCGTGCAGGCCATCGGCCTGGCGGCGGTGGCGGCGCTGATCGGCGCCGGCGGTCTGGGCACGTTCATCTTTCAGGGGCTGGGCCAGGCCGCCATGGACATGGTGCTGCTGGGGGCCCTGCCGATCATACTGATGGCCTTGATCGTCGACGGGCTGCTTAGCGCCTTGAGTGCTAGCTTACGCAAAGGAAGGCTGAATGGCTGA
- a CDS encoding ABC transporter ATP-binding protein, with protein MADSRKQIELDGVTKRFGNETAVEDITLSIDQGELCVLVGTSGCGKSTTLRMINRLIEHSSGQIRIDGEQIRSFNPQTLRRRIGYAIQSTGLFPHWNVARNIGVVPRLLKWPKSRIDDRVSELMKLLALDESEFAEKFPHQLSGGQAQRVGVARALAADPEILLMDEPFGALDPITRETLQNELLHLQEQIRKTIVFVTHDMDEALKLADRIVVMHQGRIVQQDTPKRLLQHPEDDFVESLFGGRDRGLKKAGLIRVSSVMRAPEARDTRTAEASISVGPDDNLRQALSLMLWYRLNFIGVVDANRKRVGVLMLEDILTGEIA; from the coding sequence ATGGCTGACTCTCGAAAGCAGATCGAGCTGGACGGCGTTACCAAGCGCTTCGGTAACGAAACCGCGGTAGAGGATATTACCCTGTCCATCGATCAGGGCGAGCTATGCGTGCTGGTGGGCACGTCCGGCTGCGGTAAATCCACTACCCTGCGCATGATCAATCGCCTGATCGAGCATAGCAGCGGCCAGATTCGCATCGACGGTGAACAGATTCGCAGCTTCAATCCGCAGACCCTGCGCCGTCGTATCGGCTATGCCATTCAAAGCACCGGCCTGTTTCCGCACTGGAACGTGGCCCGTAATATCGGGGTGGTACCAAGGCTGCTCAAATGGCCCAAGTCGCGTATCGACGACCGGGTAAGCGAGCTGATGAAGCTGCTCGCCCTGGATGAGAGTGAATTCGCCGAGAAATTTCCGCATCAGCTTTCCGGCGGGCAGGCACAACGGGTCGGGGTGGCCCGGGCCTTGGCGGCTGATCCGGAAATATTGCTGATGGACGAGCCCTTCGGCGCCTTGGACCCGATCACCCGAGAGACCCTGCAGAACGAGCTGCTTCATCTTCAGGAGCAGATCCGCAAGACCATCGTCTTCGTGACACACGACATGGATGAGGCCCTCAAGCTCGCGGATCGTATCGTAGTCATGCATCAAGGACGCATCGTGCAGCAGGACACGCCGAAGCGTTTACTGCAGCATCCCGAGGATGATTTCGTCGAATCTCTTTTTGGCGGGCGGGATCGGGGTCTCAAGAAGGCCGGTCTGATACGGGTATCGAGTGTGATGCGAGCCCCTGAGGCTAGAGACACCCGGACAGCGGAGGCCAGCATCAGCGTTGGGCCGGATGACAATCTACGCCAGGCGCTGTCCCTGATGCTTTGGTATCGCTTGAACTTTATTGGCGTTGTGGATGCCAATCGCAAGCGGGTCGGTGTGCTGATGCTGGAAGATATCCTGACGGGGGAGATCGCATGA